Genomic window (bacterium):
AGGCATTCTTCCATGAGCGTAGCCGATCCTAAGGTCTGGAAACATCTCTTCAAGCATTCTCACAATCTCTTTTATACCACTGATACGGTTGTTAACAAAAAATACCTTTCCATTTCTTTCAACTTCAAACTGTATTGCATGCTCAACGATTTCTCTGTCAAATTTCCCTACGTATGTCTCAACTGCTTCTCTTCCCGGTGGTGGGGTGTCAAGAATGGAAAGGTCATAAATTTTGCCAAGACTCATGTAAAGAGTTCGGGGTATGGGAGTTGCAGTTAGCCTCAGGGTGTCAACCATAGGGAACTTTTGCCTTATCAGTTCCTTGTCTTCCACACCAAATCGATGCTCTTCGTCAATTATAAGTAAGCCCAAATTTAAGAAACTTATGTCGCTTCTTAAAAGAGAATGAGTTCCTATAACGATATCGATTTCACCTTCAGCAAGTCCCTTGAGAATTTCCTCCCTTTCTTTCGGATGGGTTAGCCTTGAAAGCATTGCTACTTTGACTGGATAATTGGCAAGCCTCTTTGTAAAATTAGTATAATGTTGTAATGCTAATAGTGTCGTCGGAACGAGCACGACGGTTTGGAAAGAATTAACAGCGGCTCTAAAGGCTGTTCTTAATGCTATCTCGGTTTTACCGAATCCAACTTCCCCTGCAACCAGTCTGTCCATAATTTTTGGAGATTCCATATCTTCAAAAATCTCTTCCATAACTCTGATTTGTCCTTCCGTTTCTTCATAAGGGAATTCTGTGTAAAGTTTGTATTCCAGTTCCGGAGCAGGCTTGTATATAAAGCCCCTTTCTTTTTTTCTATAAGAATGTATTTTTAACAATTCCATTGCGAATTTATAAGTTTCAAGCAGAACTTTTGCCCTTTTTACCTGCCAGCGGGGGGAAGCGAGAGCCGAGATTTCAATTTTTTCTCCTTCTTCACCAACGTACTTTTCGACCTTTGAAAGATTGTGTACGGGAATATTTACAACCCCATCTTTGTATTCAATTCTAAGTGTGTCATACTTTATGTTTTCAATTTCTATTCTTTCTAAACCTGCAAATCGGCCGATACCAAAATCCAGGTGGACGAGGTAATCGCCCACTTTGAGGTCCGTATAATCCTCAATTTTCTCCCCATAGTGTTCTTTTCGTATCCATCGTCGATGTTTTATGCCTCTTAATTCAGTCTCAGTGAATACAGCAATCTTTTCAACCGGGAAAATAAATCCGTTGTAGATTTTTCCTTGTATTATTTGACATTTTAAGAGTTCTTCAAAAAATTTTTCTTTGTTTTCACCGAAAGAAAAGAAATAGACCTTGTAGCCTTCTTTTTTTAATCTATCTATTTCGCTCCTTAAAAGTTCAATGTTGCCTAAATAGTTGAAATTATGTAACACATGAAAGGGTGAGTTTCCCTCAATCTCTTCAATCACTTTAAGGCTCGTGTCGCTTTTAGGTTTTCCTTTCATGCCAAATAGTGCAACCTCACTTAGAGACTTCACTGATCTTTGAGTTTCAGGATCAAAAATCCTTATTGACAAAACCTTGTTCCCAGAGAATTCGAGTCTTATCGGTTCTGATCCACCGTGTAAGTAGATGTCCAAGATTCCACCCCTGACGGCGAATTCTCCATGGTTTTCAACAACGTTTGTTCTTTCAAAATTCTTCTCAGAGAGAAGGTCAAGAATATATGAAAGGCTTAGCTCATCGCCCTGCTTTATTTTGAAAAAGGTAAGCGTTGAAAGAATTTCTTTTACATAACTGAGTTCTTGCCGGTCCTTTACAATTATTAGGTTCTTTTGTGGAGAGGTTATTTTATTTTCTATGTTTTCGTCAAAAGCATGGGCCTTAAATCCCGGAAAGGAGTTTACTTCTTCTTCTATGATTTTTCCGTTCTCAATATCCAAAAGGAGTAATATCACGTTGGCTTCTTCAAGATGTTGCAGTAGATTTAAGGTTTTAAAACCAGAAGGATGCAAACTATAAATTGGGTAAAGTGATTCTAATATCTTCACAGATTTAAGATTTTGTGGAGCAGGTCAAACTCCTTCATTTCTCTTAACTGGTTTTCTATAATAACGTTTTGTTCACCTGATAGTTTAGCTTTCAAAGGGGGTATAAAGGTCAAGATACGTGCAATGGCCCGAGCAGCACTTGCTCTTACTACCTCGTTTTTTTCAGAAAGATGTGGTAGTATCAAGTCAAAAATTTCTACTATTTCTTCGTATTTCTTAGGCATTTTTGTTTCTTCAAACATCTCTTCATTCGGTAAGGGACTTTCGCTTTCCGACTCTGTAATTTCAAGTTCTTTAACCGCTAAATTTCCAAGAACATTAATTGCCGCAGCCCTTACAAACCAGATTTTTTCATCAAGAAGCGGTAAAAGTTTATCTTTAAGTTCGGCAAGGGTAAATTGAGAAAGAGCCTCCTGCACTTTTTCCCTTAAGTGCCAGCTTTCTAAGTATATAAGTGATAAAAGCCTCTCTAAGTTTTTCCTTTCTTTAAGTAATTCAACTGCTTTAAATCTTTCTAAAAGGTTGTTTGATTTCAAAAGCTGTTCAACTTCCTGAACTGTCATATATTTTCGGCTTTTATCTTCCTTATGCATGTTTCAATCCCCCTTTTTAATTCTTCAAGTCCGATTTCTTTTAAGGCTGATATATAGTATACCTCTTCGTTGACGTTCAGTGAAGGTGTGGGCTGAACGAGGTCTATTTTGTTAACAGCAATAATTCTTGATTTTTGGAGCAATTCTGGTTTATAAGAATGAAGTTCGTTCAAGATTGTGTTGTATTGTTCCTCCAGATCGCCCTGGGAAGAGTCTAAGAGGATCAGTAAAACTCTCGTCCTTTCAATATGTCTGAGGAATGCAAGACCTAACCCCTTTCCTTTATGGGCATCTTTAATTATTCCCGGAATATCTACTAAAACAAACCTTAGCCCAGAATCCTCATTATAAACACCCAAGTTTGGTGCTAAGGTGGTAAAGGGATAATCACCTGTTTTAGCCTTGGTCCCCACTAAGGAGTTGAGGAGAGTTGTCTTCCCTGAGTTTGGCAGGCCAACGATACCAATGTCAGCAAGTAGTTTTAACTCAATTCTGATTGTTCTTTTTTCACCTTCGGTGCCTTTCTCAGCAACTCTTGGTGCCCTATTAGTAGGGGTTGCAAATCGGGTATTTCCTCTTCCTCCTTTTCCACCTCTTGCAAGAAGTAGTGTTTGACCGTGTTCAACAATTTCTCCCAAGCATTCGCCCGTTTCACTGTCATAAAAAATGCTTCCAAGGGGTACTTTTATAAAAAGGTCTCTACCCTTTTTCCCCGTTCTGTTGTTTGGTCCTCCATTTTTCCCATCTTCTGCTTCGTAGATTCTTTTGTACTTAAAATCGAGCAGAGTTTTTAGTGACCTGTCGCCAATGGCGTATACGCTTCCCCCATCGCCCCCATCACCACCATCGGGTCCGCCGAAAGGTTTAAATTTTTCTCTCAAAAAATGAACTAACCCGTCTCCACCTTTTCCGGCCTTGACGATTATTTTTACAAGATCTACAAAGGTTTCCTGTTTCATCTTATTTTTCACACATTTTAAAAATAAACCCCAGGGAAAGTTCTCCCTGGGGCAGGAGGGGGTGGTTTAGGACTCTACTATTTTTCTTACTATTCAATAATTATTGCGCTTCCAGGGCACTGTTCTGCAGCTTCCTGAACATCCGCCCTATCACCAGTCATTTCCATCCCTTCTTTGACATGGGCGAGACCGTCGTCTCCCATGTAGAAAACATCGGGAGCAATATCAGTACATATTGCATCACCCACAC
Coding sequences:
- a CDS encoding helicase-related protein — translated: MKILESLYPIYSLHPSGFKTLNLLQHLEEANVILLLLDIENGKIIEEEVNSFPGFKAHAFDENIENKITSPQKNLIIVKDRQELSYVKEILSTLTFFKIKQGDELSLSYILDLLSEKNFERTNVVENHGEFAVRGGILDIYLHGGSEPIRLEFSGNKVLSIRIFDPETQRSVKSLSEVALFGMKGKPKSDTSLKVIEEIEGNSPFHVLHNFNYLGNIELLRSEIDRLKKEGYKVYFFSFGENKEKFFEELLKCQIIQGKIYNGFIFPVEKIAVFTETELRGIKHRRWIRKEHYGEKIEDYTDLKVGDYLVHLDFGIGRFAGLERIEIENIKYDTLRIEYKDGVVNIPVHNLSKVEKYVGEEGEKIEISALASPRWQVKRAKVLLETYKFAMELLKIHSYRKKERGFIYKPAPELEYKLYTEFPYEETEGQIRVMEEIFEDMESPKIMDRLVAGEVGFGKTEIALRTAFRAAVNSFQTVVLVPTTLLALQHYTNFTKRLANYPVKVAMLSRLTHPKEREEILKGLAEGEIDIVIGTHSLLRSDISFLNLGLLIIDEEHRFGVEDKELIRQKFPMVDTLRLTATPIPRTLYMSLGKIYDLSILDTPPPGREAVETYVGKFDREIVEHAIQFEVERNGKVFFVNNRISGIKEIVRMLEEMFPDLRIGYAHGRMPKNILEDIYINFYLGAYDILVSTPIIEAGVDFPEANTIIINNAHTFGLADLHQLRGRVGRGIKKGYAYFLTPSEISEEAKKRLSIIEKYSELGSGFKIAMKDLELRGAGEILGKKQHGFVRTIGLEMFFRLLEQAILELEGQKFAEKDIKVKTEAYIPYNYIENENIRLSFYKKLADAKTEEQLKKLKEELLDRFGPIPPEVEELFYVQRIKILTASKENVKGVVIGPSELIFETDEGTKKFKRGLDIEFLRKWA
- the obgE gene encoding GTPase ObgE codes for the protein MKNKMKQETFVDLVKIIVKAGKGGDGLVHFLREKFKPFGGPDGGDGGDGGSVYAIGDRSLKTLLDFKYKRIYEAEDGKNGGPNNRTGKKGRDLFIKVPLGSIFYDSETGECLGEIVEHGQTLLLARGGKGGRGNTRFATPTNRAPRVAEKGTEGEKRTIRIELKLLADIGIVGLPNSGKTTLLNSLVGTKAKTGDYPFTTLAPNLGVYNEDSGLRFVLVDIPGIIKDAHKGKGLGLAFLRHIERTRVLLILLDSSQGDLEEQYNTILNELHSYKPELLQKSRIIAVNKIDLVQPTPSLNVNEEVYYISALKEIGLEELKRGIETCIRKIKAENI
- a CDS encoding ferredoxin → MAKKVRIDPDLCVGDAICTDIAPDVFYMGDDGLAHVKEGMEMTGDRADVQEAAEQCPGSAIIIE